The following is a genomic window from Equus asinus isolate D_3611 breed Donkey chromosome 3, EquAss-T2T_v2, whole genome shotgun sequence.
CTGTGTCTAACTGCCTTAGTGCTATGGTCTGAACGTGTCCtgccaaaattcacatgttgaaatcctaacccccaaagttgATGATATTGGGAGGTGGGGCTTTGGAAGTGCTTAGATCATGAGGGTACAGCCCTCCTGAacgggattagtgtccttataaaagagaccctagTGGGAGCCCGCTCCCCTTCCACCCTACGAGAACACAGCAAGGAGGCTCTGGCTCTGTgtcaggaagagggctctcaccagaacccgaccatgcTGGTGCCTTcctcttggacttctagtctccagcagtgtgagaagtaaattttgtTGTtgataagccactcagtctgtggtattttgttacagcagcctgaacagactaaaacACTTAGGTTGGCATTCATGGCCTTCTGTGATCTACCCAAATCTAAATCCTGCTCACTTATGCATTCATTCAGTCAGATAGTCATTCAGCAGATGCTTATTGAGTTTCTTATTGCATAGACTGAACATTTTGCCAGGTAATGCCAAAACCAGTAAGATACAGTCTTGTCTTATTCATCAAGGAGCTCTTTATCTTATAGTTTCCTTTAATTATGTATGCAAGGAAGAATGTTTTACAGGGGCAAATTAGATGGTTCTATAGGGGTCTTGTCAGAAAAAAGGTTAAAAACCTGTAGAcaaatatttatactttaaataCTTGCTTCATATTGATGCTTAATTTACGTAGGATAGAATCAGATTCAAATAATACGTCAGTAATCTTCAAATTACTTGACTATCTACCCAAGTTCAAGTATGTACCTTTTATATCTATGGTCTTGCTAAACCATACAGACCTACtaaatatcatttaaattaacGGAGAGACTCAAAGTTATTTTTTTGCAGTAGCTTACCAGGAAATACAACAACGTTGTCTGTGTTTCTCTGGGCCCGGCCTGTCAGGACAGTGGTAAGATTCACTGTTGGTTTCTTAAGTGTATTGGCTTTCTTCAGCAATGGTTTTACTTGCTTCTGAGACTTAACAACATTTGCAAGACTACCAGACAATGATCGGTTTATATATCTAGTTAAATTAGAGAGGGcaatttgagtttttatttcaattactgATTCCACGAATTCTGTCAGGTCTTTCTGAAGAAGCTCAATGTCTGGTACGGAACCTTTGATCCACTTAGGTATGGTGGCCTTCAGTTCTGATATACTTGCAGAAGCATTATGAGACATCGTTAGAGCTTCGTAGAGAGTTTTGTTAAGTAAAGAGAAATTAATGGAAAGATGGATAGATTTTGCTTCCAGTGCCTTAAATCTAGAATTTAATACCTGCAGTTGAAGAGCCTGGTCTCTCTCATTTGTAGCTACACTgccttttttaagtgaaatataaTACGGTGTGAGCATCTTGGTCACTTTAGTCTCAATGTCTTGCAACCGAATTTCAAAATTTTTGGAAATCTTTGTGGCTGAGagtattttttcctccaaatgactcaTATTTTGCTGGTATTTTATCACTTGAGATGTGCTTTCATTGAACATTTGATAAATCTTTTGAAAGTTGGACTGATTCAATTTTTCATCTTTGGAAATATCTGCAAGGACCTTGGCAACTTGCAAAACAAAGTTATATCTCTGATCGTCATTGACCAAAATCTGAATAGAATCATTCAAACGTTGGAATTGAGGAATAAACGTCAAAATAGTTTCCAAATTTTGGGTACATTTATGATGGACCTCAGGATTATACTTTATTGTACTTAAAGTCTCTTTTAACATGTAGTTATCCTGAATGAAATCAATGGCATTATTTATGATTGTCATGGTCTTATTTAGGCCATCTTCCATTTCTAAGGCATATTCATTGATACGTCTGTCTAAGGCATCACCACGACTCTGTACTTCATTTCTAAGTAAGTTGTGTCTTTTTGAAAGTTCTTTGATAAGAATATTTAGCCCATTGACAACACTAATCATATTTTCTACCTTTTTGCTTGTAGCTGCTGCTTCCTTTTGTTGTTCATAGGTCATTGTCTCTCTAAATGACCCTCCCCGCTCAAGCAAAGGTTGAAGGATCTCCATATCGTAAGTCAAATCACTTAGTTgctcattcattttattcatcttaTTGTCCATTGGAAAGAGAACTTCAGCCAATGTTTGGTTTAAAACTTGTAAACTCTCTTCTGTGTccttaatttgaaatttaaaatcttttctgcACTTGGATAACATGTCTTCGCATTCACCTCTGACAgatcttttctccatctccaaagcAATGGTGAGATTGGTAATCTTGCTTTCTTGGATGTGCAAATCATCAAACATTTGCAGCATCATCACACCCTGCTTCTTTATATTCTCATGTAGGGTAGACATGTACTCGGTGACATTATCGCTAACTGAGTCAGCAGCTGAAACACTCTTCTGGTCTGATATTTGCTCCGTTGATAAAAGCTGCTCCTGGACTTCCTTCATTTTAGACAGTGTCTTGTTGAACGATTCATAATGCAGAATGCTCCTTGAGTGTTCCTGTTCTAGAGCACCTTCTAAATGAGTCTGCTTTGCTTCTAGTTCTTTAATAGGCTTCTCACATGTAAAAATCATTTCTTGCCTGATATTCGTAATGCGATTTTTTAGATCGAGTATATCAGTCGAAGTAGGCCTATTTTCTTGCATTAAAACAGACTTTTGCTGGACCGCTATTGAAACCACAGATTCATTAACTTGGCGAATTATTTGTCTGGTGTTTTCAAGGTCCTCTGACAGACTTGATACAGTCTTGAAGACCTGCGCTACGGTCTCATGCATGtcctttttaaaagctttaaattGTTCTCTTACTATATCCTTTATCAGATCATTAATGCTTTTGGATTTTAgacctaaagaaagaaataataaacaacaacaaatgacacattattttaattatgtcaAATTTAGATATctctaaaaagataaaaaaagtttGAGGCTAAACACTAAAAACatgcaataataaaaaacattttgactacatttactcataaaaattttcaaattactaTAGTTTATATCAGGTGATTACCTTCTTAATTGGTACGTCTGAGGGGAGAAATCAATTGTGGCATAGAACACACTAGAACCATAAAGCGAAGTCTCTCTGgacaaaagacatgaaggaaataCTACTGACTTCAGTTAACAGGCCCTTGAATGCACTGAGTCTAGGTCAAGTCTCTGTCTGGTATGATGATACACGGCTATGGGGTTGCCGCCACAGTAAATACTACTTGGTGTTAGCTTCTGGTTGTGTTATTAGGTTTCTATTTATTATTAGTAATGAGGTTTCAGACCTTGTGTTTTGAGGTTACAAAAACTAATAAATTTActacaaagaagaaatttaatgATATTCCCAAATGAAGAGCAATATGAAGTAATAGTCTTGTTGAACAAGATTCAACAATactttataataacaataataataataatgagagatTTGGGGATCATAAACCTAagtcaaatgaaaacaggaattcAAGATATACATTAATTATCATAATGTGACATTAGTTCTTaacaaaaagagacagagaaacgtGCCACTGTTGAAGAACATGCTAGTGCCTCCAGGATTGGGAGCGCGGACTGATCATAAGCTAGAATGATTGTCAGTTctaaaaatagcattaaaaaaaaagaaaagaaaaggaaaagtaaaaaggtTCTGAACTATTCAGAGCTCTTTAGAAAAGGaactaaatattttagaattaaaaaaaagcaaaacaaacaaaaaaacctgttacatataaaaacagaaaatgggaaaaaaataaaacatatgctTGAGGCATATTTAGAGTACATAGCTATGAAGCACATGCAAATGAAAGGTCTGTCTATTCAAATCCAAAGCGTAGCCCGTGACTATCATGTAAAATACGGACAACATAATACAAAGCATTCAAACAGCAAGGTTTGCACAATGGGCTATTGTGAAATGAGTTTTGGCTACCATGAAGCCTATTCAAGAAAGATGACTGTAGGATAGAAATATCTACAATAGAAATATATACTCTCTACAGGTCTTTATTTTATAAGCAAGCTTTTAGAAGTATTTAAGATGCATGAGAGACTTAcacaaaaagcattttgaaataacAATTACACCAGATAGAATGAGGCATTGCTTGAGCATCTTGATATTAACTAAGCTGGTACAAAGACAAAGCTGTAAATGTTGTTTACATAGATAAATATCTCTTTGGAAATCCTAGATCCTAAAGATCAATGTTgttaaatgaagaaagaggaaaaaaaaattattttacatttctaaatctggcagaaacaaatacatttaaaagtcaaaaaaatatAAGTAAGTGAAAATCAATTTGTTcgtaatagaaaaaaaaaaatgtaaagtctGGGCTAGTAATCAATGACACAGCGCCAAAGCACTGAGCAcaccagaaaattttaaaagtatttttattttctaaattttacttaGCATTTAACTAGTCACCCATTTATACAGCAAATCTTCATTGAGCACATTTTATATGCTGCCCTGAAAATGAAATTTGGAAATCTTAAGATTTctgaacttaaaaatagaatatgtTAGCTTTACTGAGTAAAGGTGCTGCTCAATAGCAACGTTATTTTTATTGTACTTTCTACAGGATCACTTAGCCAGCTCCTGTTGGTTAAAATTGTCTTTAACTCTCATGACAACAACAACTGgatgaaatacaataaaatatttaaggttaAGAATCAGACCTTGGAATTTACACCCTTATCATTTTcgatttaaaacattttcaagattGAAAAGGTAGAATAAAACCTAAGCGtgattgaattaattaattagttgtGGACAATAACAATAGGTGTTTAACTTCAGGCAGTGAAAAACTACGTGATCTGAAAGTCAGGACAAGAATGATAGTAGGTAACAACAATGTAAACAGGTAAAGAGCAGTATAGAATCTTGACCAAAGGAGtcaggaaaaaagtaaacaaggaaaatgaaaaccaggAGATATGTTAGTTATGCTTTAGAACTTGGATGGAAAAACATACTGGGGAAAGGGTAAAATCACAGCAGTGTCTGAAAAGAAGTCAGATTATTAGGTTAAATACTCGTTTCAGGATAAGGAGCTTTTCAAATAGCATTTGTATTATTTGTTACTAAAACATCTGTGCAAGAATTTGATTTtgcaaaaatacataaaagagcTTTATGCCAATATCTGAGTGGGCACATCGTTTTAACTCTATTTGATTCTGTTTCATGTGACTCACGTGCTTCCACTTCCTAAAGAAGAGGATATTGGACATATTTGGTGACTTACATGTATTTGATATCAGATACCCAGGCATGTCCCTTGTGACCGTGAATGTAGGGCCAATTTATAACGTTCAAGTAACTCTTAAGGAGTTGGGGCATTTGACTTTGAACAGTGTCTATGGCTGTTTGCAGATGAAGCAGTGTTTCCGCCCATGGATGCAGAGgaagccagagcagaggatgtggTGTTGCTAGGTAAGTGCAGCACCTCATGGGTGAGTTTAGTTTTTGCTGCGTGCATGAACATTCATTAACTGCAAGCCCTCTGGTTCCCATAACTGCTTCTGCTCAGTACCCAATTAATGCCTCCATTTGAGGAgggaatttgttgttgttgttatgagtGTATGTTTTTTCCTGTGTCAGTGCCAGAATTTTTGCTAGGAGGTTCACGAAAAACAGCTGACAGGCCTAATTCTCTCAAGTCATGATAACCAAATTTTGCCAAACAAATTTCATTATAGTGGTTATGGTCAGTTACACACTGTTTCTATTTGGCTCCTTTCTCATGCTACTGCTCCAGGGAAAatacatttctctctcatgctcGCCGTCACTAAGTTTTGGCCATAGGGGGCATGCCAGATAGGTCGGACAAGGTCTTTCTTTCACTGGCTTAATAGCACCAGTTATTtccatggttttaaaaaatcatggttTCTACGGTACTGGTAGATGATTTGGAAACTTCCACCTTGTTATC
Proteins encoded in this region:
- the MMRN1 gene encoding multimerin-1; protein product: MKGARLFVLLSSLWSGGLGLTNTTHTWTILEDGNPQKNMTTASVPLNEIQSLQMLPTAQTGSAERAATPEARSSEESLLKSALLLMETSASPEGVRNQTLTPTEETEEGALKSQTPALLPKSSIQFSPRAASAVLPNSTLKFLQSFAKNLNQQASPLNSAGGVGNRSPRETYLSRGDNSGGQRTNSQKSSFETTRGKNWCAYVHTRLSPTVILDNQVTYVPSGRGPCGWNSGSCPQRSQKISNPVYRMQHKIVTSLEWKCCPGFSGEKCQPKAQEQQDLIHSNQAESHTAVGRRTAEQQQQQQQQDCGDPAVTQKMADQLNHQAMKLTVLQTKIDNVSLAVSDVRNACSSLEGKINEDKGREFQSFLKGLKSKSINDLIKDIVREQFKAFKKDMHETVAQVFKTVSSLSEDLENTRQIIRQVNESVVSIAVQQKSVLMQENRPTSTDILDLKNRITNIRQEMIFTCEKPIKELEAKQTHLEGALEQEHSRSILHYESFNKTLSKMKEVQEQLLSTEQISDQKSVSAADSVSDNVTEYMSTLHENIKKQGVMMLQMFDDLHIQESKITNLTIALEMEKRSVRGECEDMLSKCRKDFKFQIKDTEESLQVLNQTLAEVLFPMDNKMNKMNEQLSDLTYDMEILQPLLERGGSFRETMTYEQQKEAAATSKKVENMISVVNGLNILIKELSKRHNLLRNEVQSRGDALDRRINEYALEMEDGLNKTMTIINNAIDFIQDNYMLKETLSTIKYNPEVHHKCTQNLETILTFIPQFQRLNDSIQILVNDDQRYNFVLQVAKVLADISKDEKLNQSNFQKIYQMFNESTSQVIKYQQNMSHLEEKILSATKISKNFEIRLQDIETKVTKMLTPYYISLKKGSVATNERDQALQLQVLNSRFKALEAKSIHLSINFSLLNKTLYEALTMSHNASASISELKATIPKWIKGSVPDIELLQKDLTEFVESVIEIKTQIALSNLTRYINRSLSGSLANVVKSQKQVKPLLKKANTLKKPTVNLTTVLTGRAQRNTDNVVVFPVTEEYSDCSRFPCQNGGTCINGRTSFVCACRHPFTGDNCTVKTVEENALAPDFSKGSYRYAPMVAFFASHTYGMTTPGPILFNNLDLNYGASYTPRTGKFRVPYLGVYVFKYTIESFSAHTSGFLVVDGKDKLAFESENINSEIHCDRVLTGDALLELNYGQEVWLRLVKGTIPAKYPPATTFSGYLLYRT